CGGCTAATCGATCTGGACAGCGATCTGGAGGCCTTGAACGCAAAACAGGCGCAGGAAATTGAAGCGATCACGGCGCAGTGGAAAGGCGAAAAAAAGGCTTTGAATGACCGCCTCAAGAAAATCAGAGAAGAATACAAGGCGGCAACCAAGTTGTTCCAGGATAAGCAAAAAACCAAAAAGAAGGCGCTCAAGGCTGAGATCAAACAGTTAGAAAAAGAGGTCCCGCAGGCGCAATTCACCCTCAAACTCCTCAGCACCCGAGGCAAGCTGGAACTGGTTCTCGACGATCCAGAATTGATCGGAACATTGAAAGAACGCTGGATTGCCGCTGAAGTAGCGAAAAGGCTCGACTACCCGATTTTCATGGCCGTGAGCGAACGCGGCGGTAAAAACAACTCAGGCGATTATGACTTCTTAGTTGATGAGAACGGCAGCCTTGTGGAGTTTCCGGACGGCCATCCCCAGGAAGGCCAGCTTGTGGTGGACCAGGACCTGGTAAACTATGACCTGAAAGCGGAAGACCTGTCCAACGCGGATGAGATTCCCGAGGAGAAGCTTTGTGTAGCAGAGGCATTCATCCGCTTTGCCCAGGAAAAAGGATTTGATTTCTGGAGGGCAGACTGATGGCTGTTTTGAATGAAGTGCCGTTATCTCGCGTTCAAGAATTCGGCAGGACAGATGCAGAATATTTTAAGCCAACCTATGAAGCTTCTTTTAGGCGCGTGTCGTTTTGTCAGGGTGAAAAGATTGCTCGGCTTGCCAATATTACCGATGGTATTCACGCATCGCCGGAAATCACGGAAAATGGCATTCGTTATATCTCTGCAAAATGTGTTAAAGACAACGAATTTGTAATAAACGGCTGTATAAACATCAGCCAAAAGCAACATGAAGCCAACCCAAGAACTCAGCTGAGGGCAGGCGACGTCATAATCACAACTGTGGGAACAATCGGAAATGTGGCCGTAGTTGATGAAGACATTACGCCCTGTAATTGTGACAGACACGTTGGAATCATTAGAATTAAAGAACCAAACGATTTCTCACCTTTCTATCTTTCCACATTCCTAAATTCCAAGTATGGGCAGTTTCAGTCACTTCGGGAATCTGCAGGCAATGTTCAGTTAAACCTTTACATAAAAAACATAGGACACATAGTAGTACCGCGATTGGGGGATGCAGAATTAGAGATCGCTGAGCTCACCAGAACTGCATATCTGATGAGGAGAAAATCGAAAACCATCTACACTCAAGCCCGTAAACTTCTTGAATCGGAGCTCGGACTGGACAAACTACTTTTCCAGAAGCCGGTTGGCTACACGGCACGGTTCAGCGAGCTCAATCAGTCGCTCCGGTCGGATGCACAGCATTATCAACCAAGGTTCGTGCAACTCTTCTCGCACTTGGCTGCTTTTCCAATAAGGCGGGTTCGTGAAATCCGTACGGTCAACCGTCGGGGGCTACAGCCGATATATGTCAGTAATGGACCGGTGGATGTGGTCAACAGCCAACATCTTGGGCCAAAACACGTTGATTATGATGGACTGCAAAGGACCAGCGAAATGGCATTCGCTTCATCCATAGAAGGGCACATCCGAAACAATGACCTTCTTATCTACACGACCGGAGCATACATTGGTCGAACAAACGTCTATCTGCGCAATACACCTGCACTTGCAAGCAACCACGTCAATATTTTGCGTCTGATCCCTGAAATTGACGCCGCCTACATGGCGCTGGTTTTTCAATCTATTATTGGACAGTTTCAAACTCAGAAACACGCGCGAGGAAGCGCACAGGCCGAACTATACCCCATGGACATTGACCGCTTCATCGTTCCGCTATTGGACCCGACAAAGCAGAGAACCATAGGCGATTTGGTGCGTGAGAGTTTGTTAAAACAAAAGGAATCCAACGCGCTGCTCGCACAAGCCAAAACCCGGGTGGAACAACTCATCGAGGAGGCGGTGAAGTCATGAGCAAAGACCTGACATCCGGTGATGGCAGGATATCCGGCAAGGGCCAGTTTCTCGTCTATGAAACGGAAGACGGCCAGGTCAAAATTGACGTGCGGCTGGAGGATGAGACGGTGTGGCTCACCCAACAACACATGGTCGAACTTTTCCAAAGCTCACAGCAGAACGTTAGCCATCACGTTCGCTCCATTTACGAGGAAGGCGAACTGGCCCCGGAGTCAACTCACAAAAAATATTTGTCGGTTCGGCGGGAGGGGAACCGGGATGTAAAACGCCTGCTGGATTATTACAATTTGGATATGATTATCTCCGTGGGCTACCGCGTGAAAAGCCATGTGGCCACCCGTTTCCGCATCTGGGCGACCCAGCGTCTGCGGGAATTCATCATCAAAGGCTTTGTGCTGGATGACGAACGCCTGAAAAATCCAGACCAGCCGTTCGACTATTTTGACGAGTTGATGCGCCGCATTCAGGACATTCGCACCTCCGAGCGGCGCTTCTATCAGAAAATCACCGATATCTATGCCACGAGCATCGACTACGACCCTACCCTGGAGATCAGCATCGACTTTTTCAAAACCGTCCAGAATAAAATGCACTGGGCCATTACCGGCAAGACGGCGGCGGAAATTATCCATGGGCGGGCCAACAGCGACAGGCCCAACATGGGTTTGACTAGTTGGCGCGGTTCCAAGGTTCGTAAACAGGACGTGACCATTGCCAAAAACTACCTCACCGAGCAGGAGCTGCTGGCCCTGAACAATCTGGTGGAGCAATACCTGATCTTCGCCGAAGGCCAGGCCATGCGGCGCATCCCCATGCACATGGCGGACTGGATCAAGAAATTGGATGCCTTCCTGGAAGTCAACGACCGCGATATTCTTTCGCACGCCGGAACGATTTCACACGAAATGGCCAAGGAGTTAGCTGAAGGCGAATACGAGAAGCTCAATCAGAAGCGGATTCGGCAATATGACCGTCTCGACGGTGATTTTGATAAAACCATCAAGCGATTGACGAATGGCAAATGGGGAAATAAAACATGAACCTATCGGGCGATGACAAGCTGCTCCTCGAAGAACTTTGCGGACAGAACGGCGTAAGCCATCAAAAAGTACTAAAACTTCTGGAAACGGTTTACGAATACGAATTCAAAGACCGGCGGACCGGCGTTTACGATGCGTTGCGGGAGATTCTCAAGTGCAAGCCTTCACCGGTGTAGGAGGAACCGTCATGAACAGCGATAGCGACATTGACCGTTTCGTAAAAGACCCCAGTCTGTTGATCGAACTTTGCCGCAATGTCATTGACGAAATTGTGGAAACACCTTCCAGTGCGGATACCGCAGAAAAAGAGGCGCAGCTGCTCATCATCGCCCGGACGATTGATAGATTGGAGAGGTCCAAGGTAGCAGTACCGGATGTTTTTCGAGCGGAAAAAACGAAGCTCGCGGCGGCAATAGAAGTTCAATCCGAATCTGTTCGAGCTCTCAGCGATCTTGCAGCTGGCTTCGAGGGGATTGTCAAAGAATTGAAGGGTCGCCTTGAAAGGCACACGTCTCCAGGTATGACTCGAAGGTCAACGGGTCCGCGCTCAAATATGCCAAAAACCGGCCTTGAAGTTCTTCGCATAAACATAATCCGAGCACTTAAAAAACTCGGCAACCGTGCACGGGTGAGTGATGTTTTTGATGAGATGGAACGGCAGCTTGCTGGTAAGTTGCTCCCCGGCGATTTGGCGGTACGTCAAGATGGTAAAACGATTGTATGGAGAAACAATGCACAATGGGAGCGATTGCGAATGAAGCGCGACGGCACTCTACGCAGTGATTCTCCGAACGGCATTTGGGAACTCAGCGAGGACCACCGATGAAATTCCGCAAACTGATCATCGAAAACTACAAATCTTTCCAGTTCGCGACGGAGATCACTTTCCCAATCGGCGAGGATGGACGAAGCATTTTCCTTATCGGCGGAATGAACGGCGCAGGTAAGACCGCCTTCACGGAAGCGATCAACTGCTGCCTCTACGGGGCCAAATCGGATGACATATACCGCAACATCAACCGCCGCGAGAAGGCTAAAGGCAATACCAGCGTCTCTTTTGAACTGGTCATGGAAATGGATGACTTTTCGGAACTGGTGGTGAAACGCACCTGGACCGCCGGGGCAACGGGCGACCCCAGACCGCGCGACCTGACGGAACGATTGGTAATCGTTCGGGACGGCAAGCGCGTCTCGGTTCAGAATCAAGAAATCTGGCAGGATTTTATCCGCTCGATGATTCCGCCGGGCATCACCCAGTTCTTCTTTTTCGATGGAGAGAAAATTCAGACTATTGCCGCAGATGATCATTCAGAGATCCGGCTTAAATCCTCCCTGGAGGCGGCCCTCGGCATCCAATATATCAATCGTCTTGCCGGTGACATCCTTTACATCAAGCAGGAAGAACGTAAGGGATTTGTCGAAATCTCCGACGAAGACCTGGAGTTCAAGCGGAGCGAGCTTAAGAAAGAACGGAGCAAGTTGTTTCGCAAAAACCAGGAGCGGGATGGAGTACGGGAAGAATTGGCCGGTTTCAAAGCACAGATGGAGGAGGCCAGAGAACGGTTTGCCGAGGCATTTCATGCGGCGCCGGAGTCGCGGGAGGCGATGCGTGAACAGGAAAAGAAACGCCTTCAGGTCGCGCTGCGGCTTGCCCAAGTGGAGAGTGAAATACGCTCTCTTTGTGAGAAGGCGCTGCCATTTGCGTTTACGGGCAAGATGTTTGAAGGCATCCGACGACAAATTGAGGCTGAACGGGAATCAGCCACCGGCGAGGCAATCAAGGAGCATGCGTCCGGTCTGGCCAAGCGTATCGTGCGGGTCGTGGAGGAACCGGAGCCGATCTACCAGGAAAAGCTGTCCGCTGAAAAAATGGCTGAACTAGAAAAGCGCATCTTTCGCCTCCTCAAGGAAGGCGACGCAAAAGGAAATATAGCTAAGGTTCTGGACCTTTCAGATCGGGATGCGGCCAGGGTTTTGAACAAGATGGAGGTTTTGGAGACCAGCGATATATTTCTCCTCAAACCTCTTCTGGAGGAAAAAAGTGAACTGGCATCTCAGCTCCGGCAGCTTGAGGGATTGAGTAAGGCCGGTGCCATGACGGAATCGGAACGGGAATTGTTTGATCAGTTGCAGGCGGAGATGGAGGGTTGTTCGACTCAGATTGGCCGTAAGACAGAGCAGTTGCGCTTGTTGGAAGAAGAAATTATTTCCCTCGAAAAACGGATTAGCGAGATCGAGGTGGAAATAGAAAAACTTTACGAGAAACATCACATTTCCAAGGAGCGGGCCGATTTTATTCAGGAGTGCGATGCTATTTCCGGTGTCCTCAATCAATTCATCGTCCGCCTGCGAAAGAACAAGGTTCATTTTCTGCAGGAGAAGACCTTCGATATGTATCGTCTCCTCTCCAGTCGCAGCGGGTTGATCAAGGATATCATCATTGATGACAAGACCTATGAGGTTCGGATAACCGATCGCAATGGGCACGAGATCAAGAAATCAGGGCTCTCGGCAGGTGAAAAGGAAGTCTTCGCCGTTTCGTTGCTTTGGGGCCTGGCCCAAACGAGCCAACTTAAACTCCCGATTATCATTGATACGCCATTGTCCCGTCTGGACAGCACACACCGAGATAACATTGTGAACAACTATTTCCCCAATGCGGGAGAACAGGTGGTTATCCTTTCAACCGATACGGAGATAGACAAGGATTATTATCGGGCGCTCAAAGCGCGGCTTAGCGGCGCCGGCAGCTTCGAATTTGATCAGCGTCAGGAATTGACGACTTTCAGAGGAGGTTATTTTTGGGAGAAATAAAGCATGGCCGATCGTCTTTACACATCGAACGACGCCGATGAAGTTCTCAGCGCTTTACGTTTTGAAACAAAGCTGGAAAAGGCGACTCTGGCCCGGATTGCCTTCGCCTTGTCGCTTGAAAAAGCAGGGTTAAACGTGCCGCAGAGCGCGAGCTTTACCGGCGGTGAAATGAAGCGCCCCACGTTTATTGGCGAGGATGAGGTGTTCATACGCACTCTGATTTCCTATGTTTACCAAAAGCGGGATATTGCTGAGGATGAATTTTTTTCAAATCGTTCTATTGTCAAAAACCATATTGATAACGGTGCGGCGATCTTGGGCAACCTTTTCCAGGAATGTGGGCGAGATGCGGATAGCCTCCTCCATCGTTTGCTGAACGACGTCGAATTTGGCGGTGGCCGTGAAGCAGCCGGACGTGACCTGGACATTTTTATTGGCCGGACTCTTCTGCAACGGCATGAACTGACCATGGAACTAAATAATACAGCCAAACACGCGAATTCTCATCTGGCCATCATGGGCAAACCCGGTGTCGGGAAAACACAATTTCTCCTGAAAATTTTGACGGATATTCGCATCCAGTCCAATTATCAGACCAATTTCATCTATTTCGATTACAAGGGAGATGTCGTTGATAATGGACGTTTTCTTGAAGTAGCCAAGGTCACTCCTTACCGCCTGCTGCAAAGCGGTCAAAATCTTCCCATCAACCCGTTCGTTCTCCCCGCTTACGACGAACAAACGATAAATGTTTCTGCCAGAGAGAAAGCGGAAAGCTTTGCGTCCATCAACAGCAAACTGGGTGTGGTTCAAAAAGGCGCTTTGACCGAGGCCATCCGGGCCGCCTATGCGCAACGGGCGGGGTCTGTGGCGCCTTATCCTGATTTTCATGATATCTACCAAATAGTTATAGCGATGTACGAAGAAGACAATAAAAAGGATGACAGCTTAATCGAGGTGCTTCGAGACTTGGCTGATTTCGACCTTTTCTGGCGTCACGGCAGCGATATAGCCCCTATTGGCAGGCTTTCAGATCGCACGATATTGATCGACGTTCACACAATGCCCGTTTTGAAGGAACTGGTTGCCTACCTTGTCATCGAGCGTCTCTATAAAGAGATGTCCGTTTTGCCGGATAGTCCGATCAAGAATGGGCGACGAACAATTCGTACAATTTTGGTGATTGATGAAGCCCATAACTATTTGAATCAGAATAATATTTTCTTGCAACGCATCATAAGGGAGGGTCGATCCAAAGGTGTCGTGGTATTTTTTGCCAGCCAGTCGCCCAATGATTACCAGCAGAAGTTTTTCAATTTTCAGGAGCTCCTCGAATTTGCCTTTATCTTCCAATGTGAGGGGGTTGCCGGCGGATCGATCCAGGATATCCTGGGTTGCAGTGCAAAGTCCGCGAAAGATTTGCAGGTAGAGATAGCGCGCCTGGAACCATGGCAAGTTGTCGCTCGGAGCCCCGAAAAAACTGAGGAATTCGTTAAATTTACTGCCGAAGCGTTTCACAAGAGCTATGCGTAATAGCATATCAAGCTGAATTCCCTGTAGATAGAGAACCGCTCAGATACAAACAGCCTTATACTTCATTACCAGGAAATAATCAGTTACGCAGACGCACGTTTCATTCCGAATTCAGTAATCCGGAGCAATCTGTCAAACAGTGGACTTGTATTTGCAACCAAGTGAAGCTCGATTCATCTATCAATTCCAAAATGCTGAAAGTTCTCAAAAAATAATTGGAGCAAAATGTGCCCCTGATCACATTTTAAAATATAAGTTTTTCTGCTTCTATTAAACATTTTTATTTGCTGTCATTTATTAGCCTTGAATATGGAAGGCGTTGAGTGCCACGATGTCGTGGGCAGAAAAGGCGGATTTATCGTTCCGCTTTCGTCTCACCATTGATCCAACTATCCAACATGATTGCATGTTATCGTTCCGCTTTCGTTCCGTCTTCTGAACTGGAGCCATCTCCCACGATATAATAGGTCCCTCGCCCGGATCCATGCGATACGATCCATCCCTCTTCAACCAGTTTTGAAATTCGCCTGTGCATGGATGTCTTTGGCAAGTTGAAAAAATCCATCAGTTGGATGATCGATGCCTTGCCTTGAGTGGACAGCCACTGACATATTCTGGCTTCTTCCGGCATCAGACCGGCCGCCTCGAACGACGAGAAGATTTCCACACGGAAGGCATGTTCCGTAGAAGAAAATCTCGGCGGGGGCAGATGCGCTGCGGCCATCGCCTCCCGCATGCGATAGATGCCGCTGCCCAGGCGCTCGACGTATCCCGTGCGGTAGAAGAGATCGGCAAGCAGACGGTTGCGGGGCATCGCGCGCGTTCCAAGTTCCGCCATCGACAAACCGTAAGGAAGGCCACCGGGACTGTCGATTTCCATTCGCTGCGGATGCATATGCACATAGATGCGCAGCGCATCGGCAAAGTAATCCCTGTGGGTCACGGCATTCAGAAGTGCCTCCCGGAAGACCGGCTCCGGGATCTCGGGAATTTCCTCTCGGGGGCCCGCCTTTTCAATCCGGTAACCGACGCGGAGATTGCGGCGGATGAATCCTGAGGCTGCTTCGAATTGTTCCTCCAATGTTCCGATTGCGTCAATGCGATCCAGAACCCTGGCCCGCGTCTCGTCGGCGTACAGGGCGCAGGTGACGCAGGCCTCCGGGAAAAAACGCTGCGGTTCGCGACCGAAAAACAGGATGGCCGCACGGGTCAGCAGGAGGCGGTTTTCCTGTTTCTGTGCAATGCCCAGATTGATGAGGAGGTCCGCCGGGGCTGTCTTCCCGGGAAGTCCCCGTTTGCGCAGAAAGGCACTGATTCTCTCCGTATGGAGACATGTTTTCGCATCCGCCTTTTCTTCAAATTGTTCATCGAAGCGGATTTTCTCCGTTTTGATCGCAAAACGGAAGATTTCGTCCCGGTTGAGTTGTTGCGAGTTGGGGCCGATACGCAGGAAAAAACCTTCGCTGCACCGGTAAGGCTTGTCCACGCCCTCCGGAACGATGATCTCCACAACCTGACGATGGGATGCCAGACGGATGGGGATACGCGGATCGCATTTGTTGGCAATATCCTGGATTTGACTGCGCAAGCGGTTGGAATCGGCCACTCCGACGATTTTCCCCGCGTCGGAAACGCCCAGAAAGATGGAACCTCCGGATGCATTGGCGAAGGCCGCCATTTCCTTGGCTATTCCGGAGATGGCGGCCTTGAATTCCACCTTTTGCCCTTCACCTTCCGCACAGACGATTTGCATGCTGTCCTTCGCGGGCATCAACCGGCGCCTCCCGAAAATCGGAAAGAGCCGTTAAATACAAAACCCCGCGGTCTTTTTGGTGAGACGCGGGGTCTGTGGGGCGTTCGTTCCATGGCTTCCTTTTCCGGAAAATCTTCAAAAAGGCGCGCTGCCGGATCAAAGGGTGTTTTTTAATGATCACATTTTTGCATGCAAGCGAAATTGATCAAACAATCGCCGATTAGCCAAGGGTTATTTCGATTGCTCGGCAAAATTTATACGACTGTAAATGCCTTTACAGAATGCCAAAGGGGAAGAGCTTTCCGAAGCGGCTGAGAAAAAATGCTCATTCCCATTCTTTAGCCTCGATGTTTATTGATTTGTCCGGTACGCCCTTCTCCGGGAGACGGGAGACATGTGGCCGGCCTTTTCCGTTTCCGTGATTTGAAAGAAGGCCATGTGAATCACTGTGCCCTCGTACACCAAGGCGGAACCGACGAGCTTCTTTCCTTCATAGCGGTAATCCCGGCCGTAGCCGACGGAGTCGAATGGATGCTCCGTGCACCGGAGAGTCTTTTTCAGGAATGCATAGGCCTTTTCCCAAGGTGTTTCTTTTCCTCTTGCCGGTTTCTCCGTCAGGGCATCCATCACATAACTCCGGATCAGCTTGGGATGGAGCATTCTGAATGCCGCTGCGCGTGAGACCGCATCCAGACCGACGACTTCCCCGTTCACAAGAACGAGAAGACCATTCTGATCGGCAACAATCGGGAGATGCTCCAAAAAGGTGTCCAGATCTTCCTGTTTTGCTTCCAGAATGTCGTTCATTGCTCCTGTAACGGAACTGACTTTATTTACGTGAGCCTGAATTGCGATCTCATCCCAGACGGCTCCCTGATCAGACCGAAAAGCATTCATGGCTTTTAGATTCTCGCACACCGATGCATTTTTCACCCGCCGCAGCTTGGCCGACATGATATATCCCGATTCCTCAAAGTGAGAAGAGCTGTAAGACCAGCGCCCGTGTTCGGTGCAGCTTACGGGGATGGCTGTTTCGGACTTTTCCCTGATCAGGATTGTGGTGTTTAGCACACGATTCTGTTTGGCTCCCGACAGTTCTTTACCGTCGAGGAGCAAGACGGGCTTTTCACCCCGGTTGATGACCTTAAGCTCCGGGACAGCTCCGCCCTCGGTCACTTCAGTAACAGTGAGGAAATTGCCTTCCATTGCCTCCTTCATGGTCAGGTAATCCGGGCCGGAATCGCCGTTGCCGATCATGGGGATAACCGCCACATGATTGTGGACCTGAATCTCCCCGAATTTTATTCCTTCCATCTGTACTTTAACGATCGCTTCCATTTTTCCTCCTCCTTTCCCTCTTTTGTCTTGACCTTAGGCGTTTGTCTCTGATAATTCCAGACCAGAACGACAAAGGAGCGTCGCATTATTTTTGGGTAAGCATTTTATTGTCGGTGCCGAAGGAGGGAAAAGCGATGGCCCGTGAACAAAATGTGCAGACGAAACTGATCCGTCTGGGGCAGATCCTTCGAATCTTTATGGAGAAGGAAAAAGTCTCCAGCAGTTGGCTCAGCAAGCAATTCCAGACCACACCCCGGACAATCCAGCGTGATCTGCTACTCCTGAAAGAATCGGGATTCCCTCTCCATGAGCTTCAAAAAGGCGTCCACCAGATGAGCAAGGATCTGGTGAAGAACCTGGAGGTCTTTGACGACACGGAGCTGGCCCTGGTGGTAGCCCTTAAGAATATTGTGGGTCAGTTGGGACAGCCCT
The DNA window shown above is from Syntrophobacterales bacterium and carries:
- a CDS encoding restriction endonuclease subunit S → MAVLNEVPLSRVQEFGRTDAEYFKPTYEASFRRVSFCQGEKIARLANITDGIHASPEITENGIRYISAKCVKDNEFVINGCINISQKQHEANPRTQLRAGDVIITTVGTIGNVAVVDEDITPCNCDRHVGIIRIKEPNDFSPFYLSTFLNSKYGQFQSLRESAGNVQLNLYIKNIGHIVVPRLGDAELEIAELTRTAYLMRRKSKTIYTQARKLLESELGLDKLLFQKPVGYTARFSELNQSLRSDAQHYQPRFVQLFSHLAAFPIRRVREIRTVNRRGLQPIYVSNGPVDVVNSQHLGPKHVDYDGLQRTSEMAFASSIEGHIRNNDLLIYTTGAYIGRTNVYLRNTPALASNHVNILRLIPEIDAAYMALVFQSIIGQFQTQKHARGSAQAELYPMDIDRFIVPLLDPTKQRTIGDLVRESLLKQKESNALLAQAKTRVEQLIEEAVKS
- the dndD gene encoding DNA sulfur modification protein DndD, which codes for MKFRKLIIENYKSFQFATEITFPIGEDGRSIFLIGGMNGAGKTAFTEAINCCLYGAKSDDIYRNINRREKAKGNTSVSFELVMEMDDFSELVVKRTWTAGATGDPRPRDLTERLVIVRDGKRVSVQNQEIWQDFIRSMIPPGITQFFFFDGEKIQTIAADDHSEIRLKSSLEAALGIQYINRLAGDILYIKQEERKGFVEISDEDLEFKRSELKKERSKLFRKNQERDGVREELAGFKAQMEEARERFAEAFHAAPESREAMREQEKKRLQVALRLAQVESEIRSLCEKALPFAFTGKMFEGIRRQIEAERESATGEAIKEHASGLAKRIVRVVEEPEPIYQEKLSAEKMAELEKRIFRLLKEGDAKGNIAKVLDLSDRDAARVLNKMEVLETSDIFLLKPLLEEKSELASQLRQLEGLSKAGAMTESERELFDQLQAEMEGCSTQIGRKTEQLRLLEEEIISLEKRISEIEVEIEKLYEKHHISKERADFIQECDAISGVLNQFIVRLRKNKVHFLQEKTFDMYRLLSSRSGLIKDIIIDDKTYEVRITDRNGHEIKKSGLSAGEKEVFAVSLLWGLAQTSQLKLPIIIDTPLSRLDSTHRDNIVNNYFPNAGEQVVILSTDTEIDKDYYRALKARLSGAGSFEFDQRQELTTFRGGYFWEK
- a CDS encoding putative DNA binding domain-containing protein encodes the protein MPAKDSMQIVCAEGEGQKVEFKAAISGIAKEMAAFANASGGSIFLGVSDAGKIVGVADSNRLRSQIQDIANKCDPRIPIRLASHRQVVEIIVPEGVDKPYRCSEGFFLRIGPNSQQLNRDEIFRFAIKTEKIRFDEQFEEKADAKTCLHTERISAFLRKRGLPGKTAPADLLINLGIAQKQENRLLLTRAAILFFGREPQRFFPEACVTCALYADETRARVLDRIDAIGTLEEQFEAASGFIRRNLRVGYRIEKAGPREEIPEIPEPVFREALLNAVTHRDYFADALRIYVHMHPQRMEIDSPGGLPYGLSMAELGTRAMPRNRLLADLFYRTGYVERLGSGIYRMREAMAAAHLPPPRFSSTEHAFRVEIFSSFEAAGLMPEEARICQWLSTQGKASIIQLMDFFNLPKTSMHRRISKLVEEGWIVSHGSGRGTYYIVGDGSSSEDGTKAER
- a CDS encoding DndE family protein, which gives rise to MADRLYTSNDADEVLSALRFETKLEKATLARIAFALSLEKAGLNVPQSASFTGGEMKRPTFIGEDEVFIRTLISYVYQKRDIAEDEFFSNRSIVKNHIDNGAAILGNLFQECGRDADSLLHRLLNDVEFGGGREAAGRDLDIFIGRTLLQRHELTMELNNTAKHANSHLAIMGKPGVGKTQFLLKILTDIRIQSNYQTNFIYFDYKGDVVDNGRFLEVAKVTPYRLLQSGQNLPINPFVLPAYDEQTINVSAREKAESFASINSKLGVVQKGALTEAIRAAYAQRAGSVAPYPDFHDIYQIVIAMYEEDNKKDDSLIEVLRDLADFDLFWRHGSDIAPIGRLSDRTILIDVHTMPVLKELVAYLVIERLYKEMSVLPDSPIKNGRRTIRTILVIDEAHNYLNQNNIFLQRIIREGRSKGVVVFFASQSPNDYQQKFFNFQELLEFAFIFQCEGVAGGSIQDILGCSAKSAKDLQVEIARLEPWQVVARSPEKTEEFVKFTAEAFHKSYA
- a CDS encoding winged helix-turn-helix domain-containing protein, translating into MNSDSDIDRFVKDPSLLIELCRNVIDEIVETPSSADTAEKEAQLLIIARTIDRLERSKVAVPDVFRAEKTKLAAAIEVQSESVRALSDLAAGFEGIVKELKGRLERHTSPGMTRRSTGPRSNMPKTGLEVLRINIIRALKKLGNRARVSDVFDEMERQLAGKLLPGDLAVRQDGKTIVWRNNAQWERLRMKRDGTLRSDSPNGIWELSEDHR
- a CDS encoding virulence RhuM family protein; translated protein: MSKDLTSGDGRISGKGQFLVYETEDGQVKIDVRLEDETVWLTQQHMVELFQSSQQNVSHHVRSIYEEGELAPESTHKKYLSVRREGNRDVKRLLDYYNLDMIISVGYRVKSHVATRFRIWATQRLREFIIKGFVLDDERLKNPDQPFDYFDELMRRIQDIRTSERRFYQKITDIYATSIDYDPTLEISIDFFKTVQNKMHWAITGKTAAEIIHGRANSDRPNMGLTSWRGSKVRKQDVTIAKNYLTEQELLALNNLVEQYLIFAEGQAMRRIPMHMADWIKKLDAFLEVNDRDILSHAGTISHEMAKELAEGEYEKLNQKRIRQYDRLDGDFDKTIKRLTNGKWGNKT